One Bos taurus isolate L1 Dominette 01449 registration number 42190680 breed Hereford chromosome 3, ARS-UCD2.0, whole genome shotgun sequence DNA window includes the following coding sequences:
- the GLMP gene encoding glycosylated lysosomal membrane protein isoform X1 translates to MSGYEKPSRGWGFCALSPVLLSLLMAAPLGLLGEETRQLFEFDSTNMSDAASRPLGKSYPPYSLANFSWNNITDSLDPATLSATFRGHPIRDPTGAFTNGSLAFRVQAFSTSGRPAQPPRLLHSADTCQLEVALVGASPRGNRSLFGLEVATLGQGPGCPSMQEQHSIDDEYTPAVFQLDQLLWGSLPSGFMQWRPVAFSQKRGSRDSAMPCQSSPLHPTLAYLLPQSPIVRAFFKTQDHSCAFNLTFGASTGPGYWDQHYLSWSVLLGVGTPPVDALSPLVLGIMAVALGAPALMLLAGGLFLLLGRKRDSEYQSIN, encoded by the exons ATGAGCGGCTATGAAAAGCCTAGCCGGGGTTGGGGGTTCTGTGCCCTCAGCCCCGTGCTCCTGAGTCTACTGATGGCAGCTCCACTTGGCCTGCTAGGGGAGGAGACCCGCCAG CTGTTTGAGTTTGACAGCACCAACATGTCTGATGCGGCCTCAAGGCCTCTGGGAAAATCATATCCCCCGTACTCCTTGGCCAATTTCTCCTGGAacaacatcactgactcactggatcCTGCCACCCTCAGCGCCACATTTCGAGGCCATCCCATTCGCGACCCCACTGGGGCTTTTACCAATGGCAGCCTGGCCTTCAGG GTCCAGGCCTTCTCCACATCTGGCCGACCAGCCCAACCCCCTCGCCTCCTGCACTCGGCGGACACCTGCCAACTAGAGGTGGCCCTGGTTGGGGCCTCTCCCCGGGGAAACCGCTCCCTGTTTGGGCTGGAGGTAGCCACCTTGGGCCAGGGTCCTGGCTGCCCCTCAATGCAGGAGCAGCACTCCATCGATGACGAGTATACCCCTGCTGTGTTCCAG CTGGACCAGCTGCTATGGGGCTCCCTCCCATCAGGCTTCATGCAGTGGCGACCAGTGGCTTTCTCCCAGAAGCGGGGCAGCCGGGACTCAGCCATGCCCTGCCAATCTTCCCCGCTTCACCCCACCTTGGCATACCTTCTCCCCCAGTCACCCATCGTCCGAGCCTTCTTTAAGACCCAGGACCACTCCTGTGCCTTCAATCTGACATTTGGGGCTTCCACAGGCCCTGGCTACTGGGACCAACACTACCTCAGCTG GTCCGTGCTCCTGGGTGTGGGCACCCCTCCAGTGGATGCCTTGTCCCCACTAGTCCTAGGCATCATGGCAGTGGCCCTAGGTGCTCCAGCACTCATGCTGCTGGCAGGAGGCCTGTTTCTGCTGCTGGGCCGCAAGCGGGACTCTGAATACCAGTCCATAAATTGA
- the TMEM79 gene encoding transmembrane protein 79, protein MTEPETLALLEVKGPETLEKSPPQALVPNGRKLEGEDEVESLGAESSRVGSSAESPTAREGTEDGLDSTVSEAATLPWGTGPQPSAPFPDPPGWRNIEPEPPESEPPTKLEELPEDEASLLPEKAARAFVPIDLQCIERRPQEDLVVCCEASEGEHRRTFLPPRATHPEPPECKWAEAVVKPPGHSCGGCGGCGGREALRAVASVGAALILFPCLLYGAYAFLPFDAPRLPTMSSRLIYTLRCGVFATFPIVLGILVYGLSLLCFAALRPFGEPRREVEIHRQYVAQSVQLFILYFFNLAVLSTYLPQDALKLLPLLTGLFAISRLIYWLTFAVGRSFRGFGYGLTFLPLLSMLLWNFYYMFVVEPERMLTASESRLDYPDHARSASDYRPRSRG, encoded by the exons ATGACAGAACCCGAGACCCTGGCCCTGCTGGAAGTGAAGGGGCCTGAGACCCTGGAGAAGAGCCCACCCCAGGCCTTGGTCCCCAATGGCCGGAAGCTGGAAGGGGAAGATGAGGTTGAGTCCCTTGGAGCTGAGTCCTCTAGAGTGGGGTCTTCAGCTGAGTCTCCCACAGCCAGAGAGGGGACCGAGGATGGTCTAGACAGCACAGTAAGTGAGGCTGCCACTTTGCCTTGGGGAACTGGACCCCAGCCCAGTGCCCCGTTCCCAGATCCCCCGGGCTGGAGGAACATTGAGCCTGAGCCCCCCGAGTCAGAGCCACCCACCAAACTAGAGGAGTTGCCTGAAGATGAAGCCAGCTTGCTGCCCGAGAAGGCAGCCCGGGCCTTCGTGCCCATCGACCTACAGTGCATTGAGCGGCGGCCCCAGGAGGACCTCGTTGTGTGCTGTGAGGCCAGTGAGGGCGAGCACCGCCGGACCTTCCTGCCTCCCCGGGCCACCCACCCTGAGCCCCCGGAGTGCAAGTGGGCCGAAGCAGTGGTGAAGCCGCCTGGCCACTCCTGTGGGGGCTGTGGGGGCTGTGGAGGCCGAGAGGCGCTGAGGGCCGTGGCCTCAGTGGGAGCCGCCCTCATCCTCTTCCCCTGCCTGCTCTACGGGGCGTACGCCTTCCTGCCCTTCGATGCCCCACGCCTGCCGACCATGAGTTCCCGCCTCATCTACACCTTGCGCTGTGGGGTCTTTGCCACCTTCCCCATTGTACTGG GGATCCTGGTGTACGGGCTGAGCCTGCTGTGCTTTGCTGCCCTTCGGCCCTTTGGGGAGCCACGGCGGGAGGTGGAGATCCACCGGCAATATGTGGCCCAGTCGGTCCAGCTCTTCATCCTCTACTTCTTCAACCTGGCCGTGCTTTCCACCTACCTGCCTCAAGATGCCCTCAAACTGCTCCCTCTACTCACTGGTCTCTTTGCCATCTCCCG GCTCATATACTGGCTGACCTTCGCTGTGGGCCGCTCCTTCCGAGGCTTTGGCTACGGCCTGACGTTCCTGCCTCTGCTGTCCATGCTGCTGTGGAACTTCTACTACATGTTCGTGGTGGAGCCCGAACGCATGCTCACTGCCTCCGAGAGCCGCCTGGACTACCCTGACCACGCCCGCTCTGCCTCAGACTACAGGCCCCGCTCCCGGGGCTGA
- the GLMP gene encoding glycosylated lysosomal membrane protein precursor gives MSGYEKPSRGWGFCALSPVLLSLLMAAPLGLLGEETRQVSLKVISNRLDFSQNLLHIRAVGTNSTLHYVWSSLGPPAVLLVATNTPNSTLSVNWSLLLSSDPDGGLMVLPEESIQFSSALVFTRLFEFDSTNMSDAASRPLGKSYPPYSLANFSWNNITDSLDPATLSATFRGHPIRDPTGAFTNGSLAFRVQAFSTSGRPAQPPRLLHSADTCQLEVALVGASPRGNRSLFGLEVATLGQGPGCPSMQEQHSIDDEYTPAVFQLDQLLWGSLPSGFMQWRPVAFSQKRGSRDSAMPCQSSPLHPTLAYLLPQSPIVRAFFKTQDHSCAFNLTFGASTGPGYWDQHYLSWSVLLGVGTPPVDALSPLVLGIMAVALGAPALMLLAGGLFLLLGRKRDSEYQSIN, from the exons ATGAGCGGCTATGAAAAGCCTAGCCGGGGTTGGGGGTTCTGTGCCCTCAGCCCCGTGCTCCTGAGTCTACTGATGGCAGCTCCACTTGGCCTGCTAGGGGAGGAGACCCGCCAG GTGTCTCTGAAGGTCATCTCTAACAGGCTGGACTTTTCCCAGAACCTGCTTCACATTCGGGCAGTGGGCACCAATTCCACGCTGCACTATGTGTGGAGCAGCCTGGGTCCCCCAGCAGTGCTGTTGGTGGCCACCAACACCCCCAACAGCACCCTGAGTGTCAACTGGAGCCTCCTGCTCTCCTCTGATCCTGACGGGGGCCTGATGGTGCTCCCTGAGGAGAGCATCCAATTTTCTTCTGCCCTTGTCTTTACCAGG CTGTTTGAGTTTGACAGCACCAACATGTCTGATGCGGCCTCAAGGCCTCTGGGAAAATCATATCCCCCGTACTCCTTGGCCAATTTCTCCTGGAacaacatcactgactcactggatcCTGCCACCCTCAGCGCCACATTTCGAGGCCATCCCATTCGCGACCCCACTGGGGCTTTTACCAATGGCAGCCTGGCCTTCAGG GTCCAGGCCTTCTCCACATCTGGCCGACCAGCCCAACCCCCTCGCCTCCTGCACTCGGCGGACACCTGCCAACTAGAGGTGGCCCTGGTTGGGGCCTCTCCCCGGGGAAACCGCTCCCTGTTTGGGCTGGAGGTAGCCACCTTGGGCCAGGGTCCTGGCTGCCCCTCAATGCAGGAGCAGCACTCCATCGATGACGAGTATACCCCTGCTGTGTTCCAG CTGGACCAGCTGCTATGGGGCTCCCTCCCATCAGGCTTCATGCAGTGGCGACCAGTGGCTTTCTCCCAGAAGCGGGGCAGCCGGGACTCAGCCATGCCCTGCCAATCTTCCCCGCTTCACCCCACCTTGGCATACCTTCTCCCCCAGTCACCCATCGTCCGAGCCTTCTTTAAGACCCAGGACCACTCCTGTGCCTTCAATCTGACATTTGGGGCTTCCACAGGCCCTGGCTACTGGGACCAACACTACCTCAGCTG GTCCGTGCTCCTGGGTGTGGGCACCCCTCCAGTGGATGCCTTGTCCCCACTAGTCCTAGGCATCATGGCAGTGGCCCTAGGTGCTCCAGCACTCATGCTGCTGGCAGGAGGCCTGTTTCTGCTGCTGGGCCGCAAGCGGGACTCTGAATACCAGTCCATAAATTGA